A window of the Candidatus Gastranaerophilales bacterium genome harbors these coding sequences:
- a CDS encoding glycosyltransferase family 39 protein codes for MEFIKKHSVLSAVLILLLACFFVLFYGLGSYPFIDVDETRYAIMAREILLSHDWVTMQFNFEPFFDKPPLYFWLVAISYKIFGVMSSFAARLPVALLAAVSVFATYYFVKRVKSNISGLVSALILLTMLEFTVLARISIIDMVFAAILTLSVYSGALTNFCEEKNEKFYWYVSYALMGLAILAKGLVGFVLPFGILFVFAVFTKRLKNFFNPVNIIPSFIIMLLVSMPWYVAMYQKHGMIFIEEHIIRHHFGRFIDSGGLKEKEPVWYFIPVLLIGIFPYVFNFLALIIKQTKNAVLLGGEVFGKIQDWFVELDNSKKLNIFALVYAVCVFGFFSISSGKLPTYILPMFPAVAILLGNFWCDYLIKDENKYLIKFSSMFLAFTLFIGGMFALASSYLLPQDVADLVAPMKIIVAVWFLLTSFLLLAFIGMKKKYLVFAMHVLFMAGVSIIAVHYVFDLIHKGGQNELAEYSSVANEQKAAELVTYNFGIRPSAYLHFPAGMVFITEPDKLRLQKILSDKNNVFVIIKNSNEDNNIEAFSLTQVKQGNKYSLYRN; via the coding sequence ATGGAATTTATAAAAAAACATTCAGTATTATCAGCTGTTCTTATATTACTTTTGGCTTGTTTTTTCGTATTATTTTACGGTTTGGGTTCATATCCTTTTATCGATGTTGATGAAACAAGATATGCAATTATGGCGAGAGAAATTTTGCTGAGCCATGATTGGGTTACAATGCAGTTTAACTTTGAACCGTTTTTTGACAAGCCGCCTTTGTATTTTTGGCTGGTGGCAATATCGTATAAGATTTTTGGCGTGATGAGCAGCTTTGCGGCACGTTTGCCTGTGGCATTGCTGGCGGCGGTGAGTGTTTTCGCTACCTATTATTTTGTTAAACGTGTTAAATCTAATATATCAGGACTTGTAAGCGCTTTGATTTTACTCACTATGCTTGAGTTTACAGTACTTGCAAGGATTTCTATAATTGATATGGTTTTTGCCGCAATTTTGACGCTTAGTGTTTATAGCGGCGCTTTGACAAACTTTTGCGAAGAAAAAAATGAGAAGTTCTACTGGTATGTTTCTTATGCACTTATGGGGCTTGCGATTTTAGCCAAAGGTTTGGTGGGATTTGTTCTTCCTTTTGGAATTCTGTTTGTATTTGCAGTTTTTACAAAGAGGTTAAAAAACTTTTTTAACCCTGTGAACATTATCCCTTCCTTTATAATTATGCTGCTGGTTAGTATGCCGTGGTACGTGGCTATGTATCAAAAACATGGCATGATATTCATCGAAGAGCATATTATAAGACATCATTTCGGAAGGTTTATAGATTCGGGCGGACTTAAGGAAAAAGAACCCGTGTGGTATTTTATACCGGTTTTGTTAATCGGGATTTTCCCTTATGTGTTTAATTTTTTGGCTTTAATTATCAAACAGACAAAAAATGCTGTACTTTTAGGCGGGGAGGTTTTTGGCAAAATACAAGACTGGTTTGTTGAACTTGATAATTCAAAAAAACTGAATATATTTGCTCTTGTATATGCGGTTTGTGTTTTTGGTTTTTTCAGTATTTCAAGCGGAAAGCTGCCCACTTATATTTTGCCTATGTTTCCTGCTGTTGCCATATTGCTTGGGAATTTTTGGTGTGATTATTTGATTAAAGATGAGAACAAATATCTTATAAAATTTTCAAGTATGTTTCTGGCGTTTACTTTGTTTATTGGCGGTATGTTTGCTTTGGCGTCAAGTTATTTGCTGCCTCAAGATGTTGCTGATTTAGTAGCCCCTATGAAAATTATTGTTGCTGTTTGGTTTCTTTTAACCTCTTTTCTTTTACTTGCTTTCATAGGAATGAAGAAAAAATATTTGGTTTTTGCAATGCATGTTCTGTTTATGGCGGGTGTTTCGATTATTGCCGTGCATTATGTTTTTGATTTAATCCATAAAGGAGGGCAAAATGAACTTGCGGAATATTCTTCTGTGGCAAATGAGCAAAAAGCCGCAGAGCTTGTTACTTATAATTTCGGGATAAGACCGTCCGCGTATTTGCATTTTCCTGCGGGAATGGTATTTATTACAGAACCTGATAAACTGCGGCTGCAAAAAATTCTTTCAGATAAAAACAATGTATTTGTTATAATAAAAAATAGTAATGAAGATAATAATATTGAAGCATTTTCGCTTACACAAGTTAAACAAGGTAATAAGTACTCACTTTATA